The DNA region GGAGGGGTTGTTGTATGTAACCCTATACCAGAAGAATATGAAATGGATAAAAGCTATATAGACAAAGTAATAGAAGATACTGTAAAAGAAGCAAAAGATAAAAATATATCTGGTAAGAAAGTAACTCCTTTTATATTGGCTAAGCTTCATAGTGTAACAGAAAACAAGAGCCTTAAAGCTAATAAAGAATTAGTTTATAATAATTGCCGTGTAGCTGCGAATATTGCTTATAGTTATTCTAAACTAAATTAAATTACTTGACAGATTTTTATTTTGATATATATTTCTTTGTTAAAATAGTTTAATTATTTTATTAAATTAATTGGAGATAAAAAATTATGCCTACTTATGAATATAAATGTAAAAAATGCGGACATGAGTTTGAAGAGTTCCAGTCTATGACTGCTGAACCTAAAGCTAAATGTCCTATATGTAAGGGAACTGCTAAAAGAATAATTTCTTTAAATGCTGGTGTAATATTTAAAGGTTCTGGCTTTTATGTTAATGATTATAAAGGAAAAAATAGCACATCATCATCTTCTTCTTCAAGCAGCTCAAAACCTAGTAAACCTAAAACAAGCTGCTGAGGAGTTTGATTAATAAGCTTATAGGTTATAAGCTATAAAAAAATATATAATAAAAAATTAAGTTATATGCCAAAAAAAATATCTATAATGAATGTATCAGAAGAGGATTTATCTAAATTCTGTATTGAAAATAATTTTCCTAAGTTTCATGCATCTCAAATATTAAATTGGATATATAAAAAATATGCTATATCCTTTGATGAAATGAGTAATATTCCAAAAGATTTGAGAGTTTTATTAGACGAAAATTATTTTATACATAATTCTAAAATAGAATCCATAACAGAAGATGAATACGGTACAAGAAAACTATTAATATCATTATATGATAAGAAAAAAATAGAATCTGTAATACTTGGTAAAAATGACAGAGTAACTTTTTGTTTATCATCACAAGTTGGCTGCGGATATGGTTGTGCTTTTTGTGCTACTGGAAGTATGGGGCTATCTAGAAACCTTACTGCTGATGAAATACTTGCTGAGTTTATATTAATGCGTGCAGTTACTAAAAAAGTTAATTCTATAGTGTTTATGGGTATGGGTGAGCCTTTAGCTAATACAAAAAATTTATTCAAAGCAATAGATACTATTAATTCATATAAAGGATTTAATTTAGGTATAAGGCATATAACAATATCCACATCTGGAGAAGTTGCGGGAATAAAACAATTAATAGAGAGAGATTTAGATTGCAGATTGGCTGTTTCTTTACACTCACTTAAAAATGAAGTACGCGACAAAATAATGCCTATAAATAAAAGATATCCAATAGAAAACCTTATCAACATACTTAAAAGATACAGTAAAAATGGAAAAAGAATGATTACTTTTGAATGGGTAT from Brachyspira pilosicoli P43/6/78 includes:
- a CDS encoding FmdB family zinc ribbon protein, whose product is MPTYEYKCKKCGHEFEEFQSMTAEPKAKCPICKGTAKRIISLNAGVIFKGSGFYVNDYKGKNSTSSSSSSSSSKPSKPKTSC
- the rlmN gene encoding 23S rRNA (adenine(2503)-C(2))-methyltransferase RlmN, which produces MPKKISIMNVSEEDLSKFCIENNFPKFHASQILNWIYKKYAISFDEMSNIPKDLRVLLDENYFIHNSKIESITEDEYGTRKLLISLYDKKKIESVILGKNDRVTFCLSSQVGCGYGCAFCATGSMGLSRNLTADEILAEFILMRAVTKKVNSIVFMGMGEPLANTKNLFKAIDTINSYKGFNLGIRHITISTSGEVAGIKQLIERDLDCRLAVSLHSLKNEVRDKIMPINKRYPIENLINILKRYSKNGKRMITFEWVLIKDVNDSVNDAYRLVNLKKEFPFKVNIIPMNPVEHAPELQRPNKDIILRFKSILKDNGIEVVERFKQGQEILAGCGQLAVKNQ